A genome region from Macaca nemestrina isolate mMacNem1 chromosome 20, mMacNem.hap1, whole genome shotgun sequence includes the following:
- the LOC105488054 gene encoding zinc finger and SCAN domain-containing protein 22 isoform X1: MAIPKHSLSPVPWEEDSFLQVKVEEGEEASLSQGLESSHDHIAHPEAARLRFRHFRYEEASGPHEALAHLRELCCQWLQPEARSKEQILELLVLEQFLGALPPEIQAWVGAQSPKSGEEAAVLVEDLTQVLDKRGWDPGAEPTDASCKQSDPGESEPSNVVTETLMGGVSLGPAFNKACEPEGSSERRSGLSGEIWTKSIAQQIHFKKTSGPYKDAPTDQRGRESGASRNSSSAWPNLTSQEKAPSEDKVDLVDAYGTEPPYTCSGKRSSRCRECRKMFQSASALEAHQKTHSRKTAYPCSECGKAFSRSTHLAQHQVVHTGVKPHECKECGKAFSRVTHLTQHQRIHTGEKPYECGECGKTFSRSTHLTQHQRVHTGERPYECDECGKAFSQSTHLTQHQRVHTGEKPYKCDACGRAFSDCSALIRHLRIHSGEKPYQCKVCPKAFAQSSSLIEHQRIHTGEKPYKCSDCGKAFSRSSALMVHLRIHITVLQ, from the exons ATGGCCATCCCCAAGCACTCCCTGAGCCCAGTGCCATGGGAAGAGGACAGCTTCCTTCAAgtgaaggtggaggagggagaggaagccAGCCTCTCCCAGGGCCTAGAATCCAGCCACGACCACATTGCTCACCCTGAGGCTGCACGCCTGCGCTTCCGGCACTTCCGCTATGAGGAGGCATCTGGTCCACACGAGGCCCTGGCCCACCTCCGAGAGCTGTGCTGTCAGTGGCTGCAGCCCGAGGCGCGCTCCAAGGAGCAGATACTGGAGCTGCTGGTGCTGGAGCAGTTCCTGGGTGCGCTGCCCCCAGAGATCCAAGCCTGGGTGGGAGCCCAGAGTCCCAAGAGTGGAGAGGAAGCCGCTGTGCTGGTGGAGGATCTGACTCAGGTGCTGGACAAGAGAG GATGGGATCCAGGAGCTGAGCCCACAGACGCAAGCTGCAAGCAGAGTGACCCGGGAGAGTCAGAGCCATCAAATGTGGTCACTGAGACCCTCATGGGAGGTGTTTCCCTTGGACCCGCCTTTAACAAGGCCTGTGAACCTGAGGGCAGCTCAGAGAGAAGGTCTGGGCTATCAGGGGAGATCTGGACAAAGTCTATCGCCCAACAGATCCATTTCAAGAAAACTTCAGGGCCTTACAAGGATGCCCCCACAGACCAGCGTGGCCGTGAATCTGGTGCCTCGAGGAACAGTTCTAGTGCGTGGCCAAACCTCACCTCCCAAGAGAAGGCTCCTTCAGAAGACAAAGTTGATCTGGTGGATGCTTATGGGACAGAGCCTCCATACACGTGCTCAGGGAAGAGGTCCTCCAGGTGTCGCGAGTGTAGGAAGATGTTCCAGAGTGCTTCGGCGCTCGAGGCACACCAGAAGACCCATTCTCGGAAGACAGCATACCCCTGCAGCgagtgtgggaaagccttcagccGGAGCACTCACCTCGCCCAGCACCAGGTTGTCCACACGGGGGTGAAGCCCCATGagtgtaaggaatgtgggaaggccttcagCCGAGTCACCCACCTGACTCAGCACCAAAggattcatactggagagaaaccctacgaaTGTGGGGAATGTGGTAAAACCTTCAGCCGCAGCACTCACCTCACCCAGCACCAGCGGGTGCACACGGGGGAGCGGCCCTACGAGTGTGACGAGTGCGGGAAGGCCTTCAGCCAGAGCACGCACCTGACTCAGCACCAGCGCGTCCATACCGGGGAGAAGCCCTACAAGTGTGACGCGTGCGGCAGGGCCTTCAGCGACTGCTCGGCCCTGATCCGACATCTGAGAATCCATTCTGGAGAGAAGCCCTATCAGTGTAAGGTGTGTCCGAAGGCCTTTGCACAGAGCTCCTCCCTCATCGAGCACCAGAGGATCCACACAGGAGAGAAGCCTTATAAGTGCAGTGACTGTGGGAAGGCCTTCAGCCGCAGCTCAGCCCTGATGGTTCACTTGCGGATCCACATCACAGTACTGCAGTGA
- the LOC105488054 gene encoding zinc finger and SCAN domain-containing protein 22 isoform X2 has translation MAIPKHSLSPVPWEEDSFLQVKVEEGEEASLSQGLESSHDHIAHPEAARLRFRHFRYEEASGPHEALAHLRELCCQWLQPEARSKEQILELLVLEQFLGALPPEIQAWVGAQSPKSGEEAAVLVEDLTQDGIQELSPQTQAASRVTRESQSHQMWSLRPSWEVFPLDPPLTRPVNLRAAQREGLGYQGRSGQSLSPNRSISRKLQGLTRMPPQTSVAVNLVPRGTVLVRGQTSPPKRRLLQKTKLIWWMLMGQSLHTRAQGRGPPGVASVGRCSRVLRRSRHTRRPILGRQHTPAASVGKPSAGALTSPSTRLSTRG, from the exons ATGGCCATCCCCAAGCACTCCCTGAGCCCAGTGCCATGGGAAGAGGACAGCTTCCTTCAAgtgaaggtggaggagggagaggaagccAGCCTCTCCCAGGGCCTAGAATCCAGCCACGACCACATTGCTCACCCTGAGGCTGCACGCCTGCGCTTCCGGCACTTCCGCTATGAGGAGGCATCTGGTCCACACGAGGCCCTGGCCCACCTCCGAGAGCTGTGCTGTCAGTGGCTGCAGCCCGAGGCGCGCTCCAAGGAGCAGATACTGGAGCTGCTGGTGCTGGAGCAGTTCCTGGGTGCGCTGCCCCCAGAGATCCAAGCCTGGGTGGGAGCCCAGAGTCCCAAGAGTGGAGAGGAAGCCGCTGTGCTGGTGGAGGATCTGACTCAG GATGGGATCCAGGAGCTGAGCCCACAGACGCAAGCTGCAAGCAGAGTGACCCGGGAGAGTCAGAGCCATCAAATGTGGTCACTGAGACCCTCATGGGAGGTGTTTCCCTTGGACCCGCCTTTAACAAGGCCTGTGAACCTGAGGGCAGCTCAGAGAGAAGGTCTGGGCTATCAGGGGAGATCTGGACAAAGTCTATCGCCCAACAGATCCATTTCAAGAAAACTTCAGGGCCTTACAAGGATGCCCCCACAGACCAGCGTGGCCGTGAATCTGGTGCCTCGAGGAACAGTTCTAGTGCGTGGCCAAACCTCACCTCCCAAGAGAAGGCTCCTTCAGAAGACAAAGTTGATCTGGTGGATGCTTATGGGACAGAGCCTCCATACACGTGCTCAGGGAAGAGGTCCTCCAGGTGTCGCGAGTGTAGGAAGATGTTCCAGAGTGCTTCGGCGCTCGAGGCACACCAGAAGACCCATTCTCGGAAGACAGCATACCCCTGCAGCgagtgtgggaaagccttcagccGGAGCACTCACCTCGCCCAGCACCAGGTTGTCCACACGGGGGTGA